The Brachyhypopomus gauderio isolate BG-103 chromosome 1, BGAUD_0.2, whole genome shotgun sequence genome includes a window with the following:
- the LOC143523567 gene encoding zona pellucida sperm-binding protein 4-like, translating into MAGNLATVALVGLCVSLTCWTSEAASPWSLQENKQLPTNSQLLQLHVPEVHDQQQQMTTTGASQKCNVDESVKIACGEPGLNATHCEAINCCFDGRRCYYGRTVTIQCTRDGQFVLVVAKDTTLPRLSLETVSLLGENGPCGAIDSNAVFAIYQFPVTACGTHVMELGDYLVYENKMTSSYEVGIGPLGAITRDSYYELYFQCRYYGRSVATLPIQHYANEPPLPVLAPGPLRVELRIANGQCTTKGCVEAQAAYTSYYTDADYPVTKVLREPVYVEVRVLDRSDPHIVLTLGRCWATSSPNPFSLPEWDLLVNGCPYKDDRYLTQLVPVEGSSAVLFPTHYKRFVLKMFTFVDPTSMAPLHNQVYIHCSTAVCYPSATDSCEPSCGRQRRHVAEDWEAPPESAVVSSGRVVFTEVA; encoded by the exons ATGGCAGGAAATTTGGCTACTGTTGCTCTTGTGGGTCTTTGTGTTTCTTTAACTTGTTGGACTAGTGAAGCTGCATCTCCATGGAGTCTACAAGAGAATAAACAACTACCAACAAACTCCCAGCTTCTGCAGCTCCATGTTCCTGAGGTACATGACCAACAGCAACAGATGACCACGACTGGAGCTTCTCAGAAATGTAATGTAGATGAGTCTGTCAAGATTGCTTGTGGTGAACCTGGCTTAAATGCTACCCACTGTGAAGCTATAAACTGCTGTTTTGATGGACGACGTTGCTACTATGGAAGAACAG TGACTATCCAGTGCACGAGAGATGGCCAGTTCGTTTTGGTGGTGGCCAAGGACACAACCCTGCCCAGGCTGAGCCTGGAAACTGTCAGCCTGTTGGGAGAAAATGGACCCTGTGGTGCAATAGACTCCAATGCAGTTTTTGCTATCTACCAGTTTCCTGTAACTGCCTGTGGTACCCATGTGATG GAGCTGGGTGACTACTTGGTGTACGAGAACAAGATGACCTCTTCATATGAAGTTGGAATTGGTCCCCTTGGAGCAATCACAAGGGACAGCTACTATGA GCTTTACTTCCAGTGTAGGTATTACGGTAGGAGCGTTGCAACACTGCCTATTCAGCACTATGCCAATGAGCCGCCTCTACCTGTACTTGCTCCTGGACCCCTCAGGGTAGAACTAAGAATAGCAAATGGTCAGTGCACCACAAAGGGCTGTGTGGAAG CACAGGCAGCCTACACCTCCTACTACACGGACGCTGATTACCCTGTGACCAAGGTGCTGAGGGAGCCGGTCTATGTTGAAGTGCGTGTCCTGGACAGGTCTGACCCCCATATTGTCCTGACCCTGGGACGTTGCTGGGCAACCTCTTCCCCTAACCCCTTCAGCCTTCCTGAGTGGGACCTTCTAGTGAATGG GTGCCCCTACAAGGATGACCGCTACCTGACTCAGTTGGTCCCAGTTGAGGGGTCGTCTGCAGTTCTGTTCCCCACCCATTACAAGCGCTTTGTCCTCAAGATGTTCACCTTTGTGGATCCTACCTCCATGGCTCCCTTGCACAACCAG GTCTATATCCACTGCAGTACAGCCGTGTGTTATCCAAGTGCAACAGACAGCTGTGAGCCAAGCTGTGGCAGGCAAA GGAGACATGTGGCAGAAGACTGGGAGGCTCCTCCTGAATCTGCGGTGGTGTCCAGTGGAAGAGTTGTCTTTACAGAAGTGGCCTGA
- the LOC143509448 gene encoding uncharacterized protein LOC143509448 → MSWSVSHDVNRILELERGERVEMVVDIYESADTVRGHDPNSEMEDFTNRNISTQHTGGDTTVSRCSRLTAVCLGLLCVLLLTVIIVMWVRFTAERDQLQTSYKNLTIERDQLQTSYKNLTIERDQLQTSYNNLTIERDQLQTSYNNLTIERDQLQTSYNNLTIERDQLDTSYNSLTIERDQLQTRYNNLTVEKDLLQNSYNCLTAESDQLKKERELQKKKDQLQTCNFNLTIEGEQLQTSNHNLTIERDQLQITIKKSNHSLGELEFMFKTLGNSGAWIGLTDVDTEATWKWVDGSSIKNTGFWASGEPNNAGDEDCGEIRNYREKGWNDIKCDTKNKFMCEKTCC, encoded by the exons ATGTCTTGGAGTGTGTCTCATGATGTTAATCGTATTCTGGAGTTGGAGAGAGGAGAgcgggtggagatggtggttgaTATCTATGAGAGTGCAGACACTGTTAGAGGTCATGACCCCAACTCAGAGATGGAGGACTTCACAAACAGGAATATATCAACTCAACATACAG GAGGAGACACTACAGTGAGCAGATGTTCCAGActgactgcagtgtgtctggggctgctgtgtgttctcctgctgaCTGTCATCATAGTGATGTGGGTCAGgttcactgcagagagagaccagttacagaccagTTACAAAAACCTGACTatagagagagaccagttacagaccagTTACAAAAACTTGACTatagagagagaccagttacagaccagTTACAATAACCTGACtatagagagagaccagctacaGACCAGCTACAATAATCTGACtatagagagagaccagctacaaaccagctacaataacctgactatagagagagaccagttaGATACCAGTTACAACAGCCTGACtatagagagagaccagctacaGACCAGATACAACAACCTGACAGTAGAGAAAGACCTGCTACAGAACAGTTACAACTGTCTGACTGCAGAGAGTGACCAgctaaagaaagagagagaactcCAAAAAAAG aaagaccagctacagacctgtaacttcaaCCTGACTATTGAAGGAGAACAGTTGCAGACCAGTAATCACAACCTGACAatagagagagaccagttacagaTCACAATAAAAAAATCTAACCA TTCTCTTGgggaactt GAATTTATGTTTAAAACACTGGGAAATAGTGGTGCTTGGATCGGTCTGACTGATGTAGATACAGAGGCCACCTGGAAATGGGTAGATGGCTCCAGTattaaaaacactgg GTTCTGGGCTTCAGGAGAACCAAACAATGCAGgtgatgaggactgtggtgagaTTAGGAATTACCGTGAGAAGGGCTGGAATGACATTAAATGTGACACCAAAAACAAGTTTATGTGTGAGAAAACATGTTGTTAA
- the LOC143523790 gene encoding zona pellucida sperm-binding protein 4-like, protein MAGVLATVALVGLCVCLTCWTSEAASPWSLQENKQLPTNSQLLQLHVPEEHDQQQQMTKTGASQKCNVDESVKIACGEPGLNATHCEAINCCFDGRRCYYGRTVTVQCTRDGQFVLVVAKDSTLPRLSLESVSLLGENGPCGAIDSNAVFAIYQFPVTACGTHVMELGDYLVYENKMTSSYEVGIGPLGAITRDSYYELYFQCRYYGMSVATLPIQHYANEPPLPVVAPGPLRVELRIANGQCTTKGCVEAQAAYTSYYTDADYPVTKVLREPVYVEVRILDRSDPHIVLTLGRCWATSSPNPFSLPEWDLLVNGCPYKDDRYLTQLVPVEGSSAVPFPTHYKRFVLKMFTFVDPTSMAPLHNQVYIHCSTAVCHPSATDSCEPSCGRQRRHVAEDWDAPPESAVVSSGRVVFTEMA, encoded by the exons ATGGCAGGAGTTTTGGCCACTGTTGCCCTTGTGggtctttgtgtttgtttaactTGTTGGACTAGTGAAGCTGCATCTCCATGGAGTCTACAAGAGAATAAACAACTACCAACAAACTCACAGCTTCTGCAGCTCCATGTTCCTGAGGAACATGACCAACAGCAACAGATGACCAAGACTGGAGCTTCTCAGAAATGTAATGTAGATGAGTCTGTCAAGATTGCTTGTGGTGAACCTGGCTTAAATGCTACCCACTGTGAAGCTATAAACTGCTGTTTTGATGGACGACGTTGTTACTATGGAAGAACAG TGACTGTCCAGTGCACGAGAGATGGCCAGTTCGTGTTGGTGGTGGCCAAGGACTCAACCCTGCCCAGGTTGAGCCTGGAATCTGTCAGCCTGTTGGGAGAAAATGGACCCTGTGGTGCAATAGACTCCAATGCAGTTTTTGCTATCTACCAGTTTCCTGTAACTGCCTGTGGTACCCATGTCATG GAGCTGGGTGACTACTTGGTGTATGAGAACAAGATGACCTCTTCGTATGAAGTTGGAATTGGTCCCCTTGGAGCAATCACAAGGGACAGCTACTATGA GCTTTACTTCCAGTGTAGGTATTATGGTATGAGTGTTGCAACACTGCCTATTCAGCACTATGCCAATGAGCCGCCTCTACCTGTAGTTGCTCCTGGACCCCTCAGGGTAGAACTAAGAATAGCAAATGGTCAGTGCACCACAAAGGGCTGTGTGGAAG CACAGGCAGCCTACACCTCCTACTACACGGACGCTGATTACCCTGTGACCAAGGTGCTGAGGGAGCCGGTCTATGTGGAAGTGCGTATCCTGGACAGGTCTGACCCCCATATTGTCCTGACCCTGGGACGTTGCTGGGCAACCTCTTCCCCCAACCCCTTCAGCCTTCCTGAGTGGGACCTTCTAGTGAATGG GTGCCCCTACAAGGATGACCGCTACCTGACACAGTTGGTTCCAGTTGAGGGGTCGTCTGCAGTTCCCTTCCCCACCCATTACAAGCGCTTTGTCCTCAAGATGTTCACCTTTGTGGATCCTACTTCCATGGCTCCCTTGCACAACCAG GTCTATATCCACTGCAGTACAGCCGTGTGTCATCCAAGTGCAACGGACAGCTGTGAGCCAAGCTGTGGCAGGCAAA GGAGACATGTGGCAGAAGACTGGGATGCTCCTCCTGAATCTGCTGTGGTGTCCAGTGGAAGAGTTGTCTTTACAGAAATGGCCTGA